The nucleotide window atgattatatattttatttttgagcatgccatatatatattgttatatattatttatgaaattttgagcatgtttttattttatttacgcttatataaattatgtctacgcatgctttgtattatgctattgtttacattttattatatgcatgatatattcttgctattattatgtgtaatatataatttgctatgattatgtgtaatatataatttgttgtatatttatgaaatttgagcatgccatgtagtttatttcttatatatgctatgttttaatgtgctatgcttatttttagaatgcaatatacaaaaattgcgttttgccatgataatgaaaattcatgcacaTTATACACACATACTTACtatgataaagtattttcacatagcatcaaaaaaatatgaccattacgaatcttggtcttgaaatctaattcaacgtttggaaaataattcacgtgaatgtctttatgactgcgtagtttatttcttctctcttgtttatgtagatggctgatccaactcgacctgaatttgacattttggactcagacggaattaagtaccaccgttgggtttccgatgtagaaactgcctttgtgggaagtgactacactgccaccatcaaaactcccactgatgatggaccgtctgataaggtgaaagtaaatgccttaatgtttttgagacgacatattgatcctagcctacgctaggaataccttcagttgaagacacccaaagaactgtgggatgcccttaagggacgttttgggaacattcatgacaccttgctcccagaactgaccgttaagtggaatgaaatccgcttgcttgactacaaaagggtcaatgacttcaacaaggacatgttgcgcctaaagtcACGTCTAAATTTATGttgaaaggaactcacagaagatgatataatccagaagactctttcaacttttcctacttcagcaattatactagcgaaccagtataggctggagtatgataacaaaagaatcacaacctttaacaaactgatcaacctactgcaagtggctgagagacataatgaggttctattgaacaacaatgccaagcctgttgggacaaagaaaattcctgaggctaattatggcaaagtgaaaggtggaaagaaccccaatgcaaagggggttggacgtgctgatccctacccacgtggcaacaatgccccacgtggcaagggacgtgggggtTGTGATATGGGccatggaggccctcccaatgtatggcgcaaagatggtggtgctggccctagtggtcatggaaacaaggtgcaaagggcatctaagaacccttcagtcaaacatgatagagttggcaatgaaccatgctgtAGGTGTAGAGTCATCGGCactggtacaagaactgccaagtaAGCAACAGAGTAGTAGCCAATTATAAGAGGTATatggagtctaaagaacaagaggctcactatatggaagaagaaggccatgacccagatgtcaacctcacaattgcatactttaatggcaacaagggacttgctcagtcaaccgaTGCCCCAGATTTTGACTTATCTGcttcatttactttattttccaaaaatagttgtgaaggcataatgcctcatttttaattagactattacttggccttaaagtttatttcaataatggtttgatgaattagaacaagaccttgatttaattatcgttggcttattaataaatttcgaatttccctttcaaaaaataaaaataaatttcgaattttattctgaagcattgaatttattcaaatttatttactacacatatttacatggttcgaaatagcactataaagatgtaaagtaatacatctagagaaaaattattagaatgaaaagattatcattctactaaaataaaaatactctaacgaatatgagatatatttaaagtcaaaaacgctctgtatgcaccaagagctaatcgaaccttgttaaagtttcaaagatattcgtgccaacggttatcatgtaaaaacacactatGAGAATGGAagtgaatacctttatattctctctaatgaatgtggacggaaacgcattttagagacactaatgagtcaatctagtggactgtacatcactacgattcggatcattgaatcatatgttgtcaccaacaatgaaatgtgggacactgactcatacaggctttggcatgaccgcctaagGTATCCCaatcatgacatgatgatccgtattttaacgaactcatatggacatcctttctttcgagtgaaaaataaaatgggacaaaaatcagTCACACTGTAAGGTGTcgatcctagtactgctcaaatgtagccattgccttctgaagtaccagaagcactacatccctcccattatgcctcattgactatttcaaaggcacatcactcgttttgcaaagcctgcccTTTAGTAAAAACAAGAtagagaccttcctatgctaaagatacaaaacaaaacattccattccattcttacaaaggatacaaggagatatctatggacctatccatctagaatgcggaccattttaAGTAATTTATGATTCTGGTGGATACTttgacacactggtcacatgtcacttTAGTgcccacaagaaatgctgcaaaactTCTAGCACAGactatacgtttaagggctcaccaccctgttcaccctatcaagtctataaggcttgataacgctggagagtttacatcaaaagcatttgatgattattgcatgtctattgggatcgatgtagagcatcctataccccttgtgcatacacaaaatggtctcgtaaAAGCCATCATAAAAaagctacagatggtggctagggcattggttatgcgcaccaacctgcctatatatgcctggggttatgcaatattgcacgcagctttctgcgtaccagttggtaactagatatgagtctgacacttcacacttacgcatatttggttgcccactatatgtgcctattgcgacCCCACAACGCACTAAAATGGGTCTCTAGAAACAATTAAGTatatatgttggatacgaattcccaacaattatcccccatttggaacccttgacaagcgatgtctttaccgctagatttgcggattgtcactttaatgagactgtcttcccatcgttagggggagataggaaaaatgattttccaaaggaacgacaggaattgttgtgatttgtccccactctgtctcattttgatcccctcacttcacaaagtgaaagtgaagtgaaaagaataatcgatcttcaaaacgtagcagattcgatgcttGATGCGTtgactgatatcgcaaaagtgatgagatcacatataccagctgcaaatatgcctgcaaggttagaagtccccaacaaggagcacggtgccgcagatagaggcactgcaaccacacttagtggaagtgtggttgaggccgtggctccccaaaggaagagggggaggccacttggttcgattgacactcacccaaggaagaagagggcgagtaaggcacaaaccaatcagtaatgtatagaatccctctaatgagattgtctctgattatagttatgtccatgaatcaatactggaggatgcttcgatgtttgaaatgattccagagaacaaagaaatctcaaaggattatgagagtgcgtatgagttgatagaaagatcttccatacacattgatgatatatactgttgctcaaggaatcatagagcacggtgatatcgaaccacgctttgTTGTAAAATGTCAACatagagcagattggcctaaatggaaagaagcaatcaaggcagaattagattctctgacaaagagacaggtatttggtctggtagtgctaactccaccaagtgtaaagcctgtaggacataaatgggcctttgtcagaaagcgtaatgagaagaatgaagtcctgaggtacaaggctcgccttgtggtgcaaggtttctcataacgccctagaattgactacgaggagacatactctcccgtaatggacgttataacgttccgctacttagttagcttactAATTTCCGAATGACTGGAAATGcaactcatggatgtggttactacatatctctatggggatctagattcagagatatatatgaaagtgcctgatggccttacattacccaagtcaagtcactctaaaccacagagtgcgtttgcaattaagttgaaacgctcacatTACGgaatgaaacaatccgggcggatgtggtatacccatcTAAGTGAATACTTGATTGgcaagggatataagaacgatgaagtatgcccctgcgtattcataaagaaaacaagttccggatttgcatttgtagttgtatatgttgatgatatgaacataataggtactcttgatgaaataagagaaaccgcgagctatttgaaatccgaatttgagatgaatgatcttgggaaaactcgattctatctaggccttgaactagaacaccgagtttgtggaatactaatccaccagtctgcgtatgtccaaaagtcaggccatataacatggacaaaaaGCATCctactagcactcccatgatcggtcgaagcttggatgcaaggaaagatccatttcatccaaaggaagatgacgaagaggtgttgggagctgaaatttcctatctaagtgcaataggcgcattattgtacctagcctaatgtactcgaccaaacattgcattctcagtgaacttgttagctagatttagctcagcgccaacgcagtgtcactagaatggtatcaataacattttcgatacctaaaaggaaccattgacttgagactattctttccctacagagagacaagagggaccacagatggaactgcaatctctaaaggaaatgttgatggcgaaagtgccactcactacactaaaacgccaaatgacgttttggtcggttttgctgatactggtacctctctgacctacataaaggtcgttcccaaactggttatgtatttaccattgggaacacatcgatatcttggagatcaaccaagcaaacccttgtggctacctcctcgaaccactcagaaaTCATTGCCCTACATGAgacggttcgtgagtgtatatggttaagagctatcattacacatattcgagggactagtggtttgagttctaccactgaagagcctacttgcatttatgaagataatgtagcTTGCATCAAACATATGAAGCTagaatatatcaagggtgataatacaaaacacatatcgccaaagttttcctacaatcagcaacaacagaccctcctcaagattcaagtgaatcaagtaaggtctgaggagaatgtggcagatttgttcatcaaatcattgcctaaggccacatttaagaaacatgtgaaaagcataggaatgcaaagactttccaagctcccttgattaatgtaaagatcagggggaggtgtagatgctagggggagtctaacacacacatgtcatcctcaaatgtaaaagatgcgttgtgctcttttccttcgaccaagatgtattttttgtcccacagggtttttattgttacttggcaaggtttttagtgaggcaacaactcatgcaccatttcatctttgacttggcacaaggggaagtgttaaaggaaaaacacattatgtgccttcatcaaagtgattgacggagagagaatcaagtaattagcaatcactatcaatcagcatggatcaaggaccaatcagtagttaatgtcatcattgtaattgatatttctgttgtaattctctctctatataaaaggactatgaaattaaatgagtagaccaattccaatctcaattttactttaacagtTAATACATAAACACATTTTTAATCCGCCTAAAACTACATTGAAACTTATCTAGGCCGCACGGGACTACTTAATTTGCAGCACATATTGAGATCTCTAGCCACAAGTTCACAACACATACATCCAGGCCTTGTGGTCCAAAGGAGTAGCTATATATCCATAGAAATATTTAGAAATCCacaccttttttttgttttttgggtgtCAGAAGGAGAAAATAAATACTATTTATCAAAGGTTCAGTTAAGAATGAACCTTACAATTATTAAATATTATTCAAAATTAGGAACCACTCAACTTTAGTTTATTATAGTATCCAAGAGTCCATTCATAGAATTTATGTATCCAAAGTAAAATTCAATAGTCCATAGACATAGGTCAATATGTTGCAAAAGTGTCttgtagaggtggcaaacaggCTGCTAAGCACAAGCACGGTAAAGGTCCGGTATGATCCAAATCCGTTCGTGGTCCAGCACGACCCGAACACGTTAGAATAGTGGGTTGGGctgggcctaggaatattggccAATTCGCCCGACCCGACTCGAACCCGTTATGGGCCAGACACGGCCCGAGCACAACTTATTATTGGTCGGCCTGTTATAAACGTAAAATgccattttgtttttaaaaatattagaaaactacaatgatgagatttgaatattagacatcttttttcaaaatcaaagattaatctcataattatatactaaaaacaatatgtttttgagttatttttctttcgttttttcttatagtggaatataaaaaattattagaaaattaatcttaaaaagctaagattaagaaaaatgtcgtagaattttatttattttagttttctaaatagttaaataaaattaacttttaTTTGctcaaattaaaattttaaaatcgtgctttataatgGGTAAGCCTGACCACGACCCATTTAATGACCCGATACGAGGACGGCCTGGCATGATATGGGCTTGGATCATGGACCGAACTGAACTTAATGTTTAACTAAATGGTTCAGCACGAACCCGACATGAAAATAAATAGACCGACCCGAACACCGCACGAAGCATGTCGAAGTCCAGTTAAATGACCGCATCGGGCCCATTTGCCACCTCTGTCTTGTTGCCCGAATGGTGTTGTGTTTAATTACAGCCTGCGCTAATCACGCCATCACGGTCTAACGCAAAGCACTAATGAACAATACAGTTTAATAATCATCTACGTGTCTAAATTCTCTTTGCTTAATTTCCATGATCTTATCCAAAAGAAATAGTACCCTCTCATTCCCACAAAAAATAttgcagaaaacaaaaatggtGCTCACAACAACCTCCAGTGATGGATTCAACTACGACAGGAAAAGTGAGTTGAAGGCTTTAGACGACTCAAAAGCTGGTGTTAAGGGACTCGTAGATGCTGGTTTGGCTAAGATACCAAGGATTTTCATCCATGAACAACAGAAGCTCAACAAAGCAACCAGTCCTTGTGATGGTTCCAACTTCAGTATCCCAGTCATAAGCTTAGAGGGCATCAACCAAGATCCAGCTGTACGTGCTCGTGTTATCGAACAAGTTCGACATGCTTGCGAGAGTTGGGGGTTTTTCCAGGTGGTCAACCATGGGATTCCAGTCCATGATTTGGAGGAGATGATCGATGGGATAAGGAGATTTCATGAGCAAGACCAAGAAGTGAAGAAGGAATTATATTCAAGGGACTATACCAACAAACTCGTTTATTATAATACTAATTTTGATCTTTATCAATCGCCTGCAGCTAATTGGAGGGATACTCTGTCATGTGTTATGGCACCTCGTGCTCCCAGTCTTGAAGGGTTGCCTAGAGTTTGCAGGTATTCAATGTTCTCTTGGAAATAATTTAATTAGTACGTTATGTTCTGACTGAGACTGTAAATTCTAGTTTTAGATTCATCCTTAAGATCAATGGGCAATATGACACAATATCTAATAGGTGAATTTTGAATTCCTGATTTTTTTGACACCTTTTGCGTCGGATTGAGCGAGATTTCCCAAAGAGTTTCTAAAAACCCAAATACTAATCTACTGAGGCCCGGACGACTATGAGGGCATACTTGCAACCCCTTCCTTCCTTGACCACACATTTATAATTCAACAATTACACTAAGTTAATTGATAATCTTAGTCCTAGTCCATTTCCTCCGTTCCTCACAACTATAGCCAAACCCCCAAAGTCGATGCAAATCACTCTTTTGGTCCACCACTAAATGTGATTTACAAGTAGTCTTTTTCAAAGTTAATTTGATATATATACTATCCAAACATATCAATTGTAAAAGCATTTCATCATTTCCATTACAATCATGATCCACTAGTTGATTAGTGCGTCAATAAATCAGATAGCATCATTTATCATTTTATCACTAGCTTTCTTTGGAATCCTTGAATATTGACCACTTTTGCAGGGATATAATGCTTGATTACTCGGAAAAAGTGAAGGCTTTAGGAGCCactttatttgaattattgtcTGAAGCACTTGGGCTCAATCCCAACCACCTGAAGGACTTGAGCTGCGCAGAGGGCCTATTCTTTCTTGGCCATTACTACCCAGCATGCCCTGAACCAGAATTGACCATGGGCACAACTCATCATTCTGATAGTAGCTTCCTCACAGTGCTCCTACAGGACCAAATTGGTGGCCTCCACGTCCTCCATGAAGATCAGTGGGTGGATGTTACCCCAGTCCGGGGAGCTCTAGTTGTAAATCTTGGAGACATGTTACAGGCAAGTGAATCGTTAAACTACTAATACATCGTTTGGCGATTAGATTTGGTGATCATAGTTTTATGGGTActattttgtaattaattagTGTGTGCTTTGGTGCAGTTAATCTCAAATGACAAGTTCATTAGTGTCAATCACAGAGTGTTGGCCAAAAATGTTGGTCCAAGAATTTCCGTGGCGTGTTTTTTTAGACAACATCTTCCACCAGAAAATTCTTCCAGGTTGTATAGGCCAATTAAGGAGTTGGTGTCAGACAACAATCCTCCAATTTACCGAGAGACCACCATCAAAGATTTTGTTGCGCACTACTATACTAAAGGGCTCAATGGTGTCTCGGCATTGGAATATTTGAAGCTTTGAACTTAGATAATGAAACCATATATGAGATTACTGTCCTTGATATTTTGAAGACGAATTGGAGTGTGTACGTGAACCACAAAACTCAGTTTTGGAGAGTGCTTTACTTGCTTGGCTACCCCAACTGCTTATCACCCTCAGCTACTagatatttattttgtttacttCTCTGTTATTAGTTGTAATAGTTAGAATAGTTAATTGTTgccgaccaaaaaaaaaaaagaatagttaATTGTTAGAACTCCAACTATATTTGTAGACTTGAGCTTAAACCACTTCCTATAGTACCATTTCAGACAGACACAAATCACCTTGTCGATTGAGGAGAGGCCAAGTGGCATTATCAAAGGAGGAAAAGGACTTCGTTAGAGGAGTTGATTTCCCTGAACGGGTGGTGTGGAGATAGGAAGATGGGACGGGTGTGAAAAAATAGAGTCAAATTACATTAGAGTCTTGGTGCCAACTAATTATACATATACTAAATGTGAGTTCAGGTTACTATTTTCAATTGTTCATCCGCGTTGAGAAATGACCCAGCTGtccttgggtttgggtttgaatCACAAAATTGCTGCAGGTGTTTTTGGAGAGTCAGAAAAGTGCTGTGGGGGGTTTTTGGGGAGAGTGCGTATTAAAACTGAGTTGAGGTGGTGAGTTGAGATCGGGGAGGGAAATGACGTAGCTGTCCCTGCTTTTATTGACGTAGGTGTTCGGTATGTGGGTGAAAATGTGAAATCCCTAATGTTGTTTAATATATCAACTACGAAATGGtttggtttttgtgtttttttttttgtcgagaATCCAGAATCatcgagagagagggagggagggagagcgCTTCAGACTGAAAGTGTGCTAGAACGAtttagagatagagagagagatctgatcCCTCATCGTTGCAGGCAGAAAGAGAGAGGTATTGAGCTTTGCTGTTTTGTATTGGTTGTGATTTTCTTGAATTCATTATGTGTGTTTTTCAGTTTTGTAGTGGTTATAATCGGTGTTTGCttcgtttttgttttgtattcaGTGATTTGCGTTTTGATTGGTCCAGTTTGTGACGAGAAGATTGGGTTGAACACAAGTGGAACAGGTATGGTATTTGgttgtatttttctttctttaagtgATTAGTTGAAAATTGTGTGTGTTCTGATGGGGCTTTAGCTTGAGATCAGATTCGCATAAATACTCTGAACTTTCGTTCTGGGTCTGTTTAATCTTATTGGTTTCTTCCATTTCTGAGTTGAATTGACAGAGTGGGGGTTGATTGGTTTGATTACGTTTTGGCTGTCCAGTATTTGATTCGAAAGTTTGGTTCTTCTGAAGAATTTGTAATTGATTGATTGCAGATAGAGGTTCTAGGCGGTTGGTTGGGTTGATTGGGGAAAATGGTGGAGCTGCAGACGCCAAAAATCTACGGGTGGAGGTAATTTGTAGGCGCAATTGATGAAATTAATGCTATTGTTTAAAAAGTTATGAACTTTTTAGTTTTGTTCTTCTTGCTCATAGTTATTAAGTTACTGTGGGTGTGGAAAAGTGTAAATTGAAGATTATAGGATGAAGAACATTATGGTTTTAACTAATCACTGCTAATTAACTACTATTGTTATATCAACAAAGGCGTTGGATCCCTTGAAagattcaatttttataaaaCTTTCAAGCAGACTTCACTTACAAACCAAACAGAATTGTTTTGTTTGACTAAGAGCTCTGcccctctcttctccttcttccccgttcctctctctctctctctctctctctctctctctctctgagtctCTGCACTGGGTGAACAACAaaatctgaaaagaaaaaacacctTTTATTGAGGGCTAAAACCTTGATAGTCTGCAAGATCTGATATCGGTGCAGAGATGTTGATGCAAATTAGCATTTCCAGAAAGGGCAAGAACCATCATTTATCCTTCTAATTATCAAAGTCAGAAGAAATCTGTACATTTGTTGTGGACAATTATTTACTTTTCTAACCCTATTTTGAAACGACGTTATAATGCATACACACTTATTATATGTCTAAAAGTGTTCTCTATCAGTTTATTACTATTACATGCCAAATGAGTTCATTgctgattttctttttttatatttagttTATACATGACTAACTGAtaaatttactgtttgtattatCAGCTATACTTGAACCATTGAATCAACTTTTGTCATCAGAGTTGACCAACTTGGTAATTCTCTTGCTTTTTCAATTCATATGTGAACTGATTGTTTAGTTGTAACATGTTTTTATCAAAAATATTGATCGAGTTTATAGACATGTTCATATTCAAGAACACCTCTTTGGTCAAAATTGTAGACATGTTCATATTGGTTGCGTTACCCTGTTTTGAAACATTGTCTCCAACATTCTTTTTGTTATGGTCTTCAATTAATTGAATTATTTTAGTGAATCCATTAGAGAGTCTTTAGGAATGTAAATCTGGTATCATTATTTAGTCAACAATGTTTAAACATTAAATCTTTCTCATTCTAGGAGCTTTGGGGAAGTTATCCAACTTATTTTACAAGGCAGAATCATCAAACTCCCAAAATAAAAATAGCAGTAATGAATCCAGAGGAACTAAAGAGGAAACGTCATCTCTAGAAGGGTTCTACGAAGAACTCCCTATCGCAAAAAAAATTGCTGTAGTGAATTTAGTAACTGTTTCTGTCAGGAAGTGCCCTGAGACTGCTAAGAATCTTCTATATTTGGAAACAGATTTACCTGatcatgttgttgttgttcactGGGGAGTTTGCAAAGATGATGCTAAAAGATGGGAAATTCCAGCAGCCCCACATCCGCCAGAAACAGTAGTTTTCAAGGATAAGGCTTTGCGAACCCGATTGCAGGTTTGTATAATCGTATCATCTTTGCTATTACCTCTCCTCCCTTAtttgattccttttttttttttttgctggctGGACTTGGCCATTATTTCTCCTATAAACAGTGTGTGTTTACTTCTTTTATATGCTCATATGCTAGCTCTGACACcgtggttaatttttttttgttttttcaggaAAGGAAAATTTCCCTCAAGTCTGCGTGACAACATATTAAGTTATTACTGGGAAAGGAGTTCTGTACATATTTTTCTCCTTTGGTCATGCATAGGTAGTGCCACTTTTTAGGTTTCCACTTcattaccaaaaaaaagaaaaaggtttgtATTTGGATTATTGTTCATCGTCGTCATCTGAAGGTCATGGAATCTGACAATGAGAGGATGGAAATATTTTTTTGAGCATGCATGTGATCAAAGGTTCATGGTAAAGATTTTACTAGAACTTTGTTCAGTGTCAAGACTTATAATACATTGTGTGATAGAGAATAGTGGCATTGAGTATTGGCTATATGAATCCTCATGCTCGGAACAATTTCTTTAATGAAAGCCTTCATTTACTTTCATCTTTATTAGAAGCTGTCTAGAAAAAGCTGAAAAACATGTTAATTGTGGCTACTTAAAGAGATTTTTTACAAAACTAataaattattttcttggttCCTGTCTATAGCAAAAGGAGGGAGCAAATGGACGTTGGGCATTGTTTACTTGAGAAGAAGGAACTGCaggatttctttttgttttcaagCTAAGTGAAAGTACATGGTTGAAATGTAAGGGCAATGACTTCTACAT belongs to Rosa chinensis cultivar Old Blush chromosome 4, RchiOBHm-V2, whole genome shotgun sequence and includes:
- the LOC112196736 gene encoding 1-aminocyclopropane-1-carboxylate oxidase homolog 1, whose amino-acid sequence is MILSKRNSTLSFPQKILQKTKMVLTTTSSDGFNYDRKSELKALDDSKAGVKGLVDAGLAKIPRIFIHEQQKLNKATSPCDGSNFSIPVISLEGINQDPAVRARVIEQVRHACESWGFFQVVNHGIPVHDLEEMIDGIRRFHEQDQEVKKELYSRDYTNKLVYYNTNFDLYQSPAANWRDTLSCVMAPRAPSLEGLPRVCRDIMLDYSEKVKALGATLFELLSEALGLNPNHLKDLSCAEGLFFLGHYYPACPEPELTMGTTHHSDSSFLTVLLQDQIGGLHVLHEDQWVDVTPVRGALVVNLGDMLQLISNDKFISVNHRVLAKNVGPRISVACFFRQHLPPENSSRLYRPIKELVSDNNPPIYRETTIKDFVAHYYTKGLNGVSALEYLKL